A portion of the Stigmatella aurantiaca DW4/3-1 genome contains these proteins:
- a CDS encoding TonB family protein: MGDGSRGPGEWGRWGGASVLAVLIHLAALAWVVSLPPVGPKPAVKPEEPELVFLSFKPPPPAAGAVALPTPEPAPRSPRVRPAQRAVLQVPREIPSPKPPEPVETPEQVPEPPAVEEVAEAPVAAATAPGPEAGEARPGGVQGGVAGGEAGGLLGATGDEVLDLKQVARAPGVLKQVMPQYPRRARNAGVEGLVLVRVIIGVDGRIEAGHTRVIRSVPALDDAAVAAVSQWRFSPAIGHHGRPVRVIIDVPVQFSLK, encoded by the coding sequence ATGGGGGATGGCTCTCGGGGACCTGGGGAGTGGGGCCGGTGGGGAGGCGCCAGCGTTCTGGCGGTGCTGATCCACCTCGCGGCGTTGGCGTGGGTGGTGTCGCTGCCCCCGGTGGGTCCGAAGCCTGCCGTCAAGCCCGAGGAGCCCGAGCTGGTGTTCCTCTCCTTCAAGCCTCCGCCTCCTGCGGCCGGAGCCGTGGCCCTTCCCACGCCCGAGCCCGCCCCGCGTTCTCCCCGCGTCCGCCCCGCACAGCGCGCGGTCCTGCAAGTGCCCCGGGAAATCCCTTCGCCGAAGCCTCCCGAGCCCGTGGAGACGCCTGAGCAGGTACCTGAGCCTCCGGCCGTGGAGGAGGTGGCGGAGGCGCCCGTGGCGGCGGCCACCGCGCCGGGCCCCGAGGCAGGGGAGGCCCGCCCCGGTGGCGTCCAGGGAGGCGTCGCGGGCGGGGAGGCGGGCGGACTGCTGGGGGCCACGGGGGATGAGGTCCTGGATCTGAAGCAGGTGGCCCGGGCCCCCGGCGTGCTCAAGCAGGTGATGCCTCAATACCCCCGGCGGGCCCGGAACGCGGGGGTCGAGGGGCTGGTGCTGGTAAGGGTCATCATTGGGGTGGATGGGCGCATCGAGGCCGGTCACACGCGCGTCATTCGCTCGGTCCCCGCCTTGGACGATGCGGCCGTCGCCGCCGTCAGCCAGTGGCGGTTCTCTCCAGCCATCGGCCACCACGGTCGGCCCGTGCGCGTCATCATTGACGTCCCCGTTCAGTTTTCCTTGAAATAA
- a CDS encoding VOC family protein — translation MAAVLQTPSMENDGAVSSFMKVLVSDGERSSRFYEGLGFERVQSEPPFVHLKWRGTADLYLVAIPSGVEMEGRRGVGVLLGFRTGEGGVDAVAARAAQGGLRFEGPTLQPWHTREIVLTDPDGYRLNFIEPA, via the coding sequence ATGGCCGCCGTGCTACAGACGCCCTCCATGGAGAACGATGGAGCGGTGTCGTCTTTCATGAAGGTGCTCGTGTCGGACGGCGAGCGCTCGTCGCGGTTCTACGAGGGGCTCGGCTTCGAGCGCGTGCAGTCAGAGCCCCCCTTCGTGCACCTGAAGTGGCGGGGCACGGCGGACCTGTACCTGGTCGCCATTCCTTCGGGCGTGGAGATGGAGGGCCGGCGAGGGGTAGGTGTGTTGCTGGGCTTCCGGACCGGCGAGGGGGGCGTGGACGCGGTGGCGGCCCGGGCGGCGCAAGGAGGCCTGCGCTTCGAGGGGCCCACCCTTCAGCCGTGGCATACGCGGGAGATTGTTCTCACGGATCCGGATGGGTACCGGCTGAACTTCATCGAGCCTGCCTGA
- a CDS encoding P1 family peptidase encodes MPLPLRPLLLAILICLLVSPGVGEAQKAPARPRAQELGIPLGGQPGPLDAITDVAGIEVGHTTLISGQGRLVKGKGPVRTGLTAVWPRGKASDEPTFAATYALNGNGEMTGSHWVNESGLLYGPVVLTNTFSVGTVHDAVIAWASKRGKAFDFGLPVVAETYDGVLNDIEGFHIKPEHVFRALDGASGGPVAEGSIGGGTGMICHAFKGGIGTASRKLPEAQGGYTVGVLVQCNYGHRKPFSVAGVPVGEEISDLQPCTTGSQPPSNPLVSGMASCPEKGASRGENFPGDLGSIIVIVATDAPLLPHQLGRIARRVPLGIGKMGGFGSDSSGDIFLAFSTQGTRPAAQGTVSSVSMLENDRLTPLFEATVQATQEAILNALLAADTMTGADGVRVFALPQDRLIEAMKKYGRK; translated from the coding sequence ATGCCGCTTCCGCTCAGGCCGCTCCTTCTGGCCATTCTGATCTGCCTTCTGGTCTCTCCGGGAGTAGGGGAGGCGCAGAAAGCGCCCGCGCGCCCCCGGGCGCAAGAGTTGGGGATTCCGTTGGGAGGACAGCCGGGCCCGCTGGATGCCATCACGGATGTCGCGGGCATCGAGGTGGGCCACACCACGCTCATCTCCGGGCAAGGCCGGCTCGTGAAGGGCAAGGGCCCGGTGCGTACGGGCCTCACCGCCGTGTGGCCCCGAGGCAAGGCTTCGGACGAGCCCACCTTCGCGGCCACGTACGCGCTCAACGGCAACGGCGAGATGACGGGCAGCCACTGGGTGAACGAGTCGGGGCTGCTCTACGGCCCGGTGGTCCTCACCAACACCTTCAGCGTGGGCACGGTGCACGATGCGGTGATTGCCTGGGCCTCGAAGCGCGGCAAGGCCTTCGATTTCGGTCTGCCGGTGGTGGCGGAGACCTACGACGGCGTCCTCAATGACATCGAGGGCTTTCACATCAAGCCCGAGCATGTTTTTCGCGCGCTCGACGGTGCCAGCGGGGGGCCCGTCGCCGAGGGGTCGATCGGAGGGGGCACGGGGATGATCTGCCACGCCTTCAAGGGGGGCATTGGCACGGCCTCACGCAAGCTCCCCGAGGCACAGGGGGGCTACACGGTGGGGGTGCTGGTCCAGTGCAACTATGGCCACCGCAAGCCTTTCTCCGTGGCGGGGGTGCCCGTGGGGGAGGAGATCTCCGATCTTCAGCCGTGCACCACGGGCAGTCAGCCGCCCTCCAATCCGCTCGTTTCGGGCATGGCCTCCTGTCCGGAGAAGGGCGCCTCCCGGGGAGAGAACTTTCCCGGGGATCTGGGGTCGATCATCGTCATCGTCGCCACGGACGCGCCCCTGCTTCCCCACCAGTTGGGGCGGATCGCCCGGCGTGTTCCGCTCGGAATCGGGAAGATGGGAGGCTTCGGTTCGGACTCCTCCGGGGACATCTTCCTCGCCTTCTCGACGCAAGGCACGCGCCCGGCCGCCCAGGGGACGGTCTCCAGCGTCTCGATGCTGGAGAATGATCGGCTCACCCCCCTCTTCGAGGCCACGGTGCAGGCCACCCAGGAGGCCATCCTCAACGCCCTGCTCGCCGCGGACACCATGACGGGGGCGGACGGCGTCCGGGTCTTCGCCCTGCCCCAGGACCGGCTCATCGAGGCGATGAAGAAATACGGCCGCAAGTAG
- a CDS encoding alanine/glycine:cation symporter family protein, which yields MLPESVRLSILWASDFVWGPWTLAFLLGTGLFLTLRYRFVQVTRFPEAARTLVPAQQEGARGALTPFQAFMTALAASIGTGNIAGVATAVVSGGPGAVFWIWCYGFFATVIKLTEAMLGVRYRAVKEGHVSAGPMYYLRDGLRSPALAWLYALVAGIAALTTTPFTQPNSMAVVMESQLYIPREISGVGIAVLAWLVIIGGVRSIGRVAEKLAPLKVGLYLLGGLWVILFHAGQLPAVFALIFREAFSMEAAGGGAAGVAMMTAMRYGLARGIYANEAGYGTAAVAYGSARSERPVQQGLNAVMEVFIVSFVTSSISALTVLVSGVWRSGATSTALVASAFNTAMPLVGGWVVAFCAFLFGYTTLIGWAYYGEQFLEYIVGAKVTRPYRWVYCGLIYFGAVGKPETVWAWGDLMNGLQIFPNMVGLIGLSGLVAAALRGRGQEGPPPVAPRASGPP from the coding sequence ATGCTCCCCGAGTCCGTTCGCCTCTCCATCCTGTGGGCCAGTGACTTCGTCTGGGGGCCCTGGACCCTGGCGTTCCTCCTCGGCACGGGGCTCTTCCTCACCCTGCGCTACCGCTTCGTCCAGGTGACTCGCTTCCCGGAAGCCGCTCGCACGCTGGTTCCCGCCCAGCAAGAAGGGGCCCGCGGCGCGCTGACGCCCTTCCAGGCCTTCATGACCGCCCTGGCGGCCTCCATCGGCACGGGCAACATCGCGGGCGTGGCCACCGCCGTCGTCTCGGGGGGACCGGGCGCGGTGTTCTGGATCTGGTGCTACGGCTTCTTCGCCACCGTCATCAAGCTCACCGAGGCGATGCTGGGCGTCCGCTACCGCGCGGTGAAGGAGGGCCACGTCTCGGCGGGCCCCATGTACTACCTCCGGGACGGCCTGCGCTCCCCCGCCCTGGCCTGGCTCTATGCGCTGGTGGCGGGCATCGCGGCCCTGACCACCACCCCCTTCACACAGCCCAACTCCATGGCCGTGGTGATGGAGAGCCAGCTCTACATTCCCCGTGAAATCTCGGGCGTGGGCATCGCCGTGCTGGCCTGGCTCGTCATCATCGGGGGCGTCCGCAGCATTGGCCGCGTGGCCGAGAAGCTGGCCCCCCTGAAGGTCGGCCTGTACCTGCTGGGCGGGCTGTGGGTCATCCTCTTCCACGCAGGTCAACTGCCCGCGGTGTTTGCCCTCATCTTCCGCGAGGCCTTCTCGATGGAGGCAGCCGGTGGCGGCGCGGCGGGCGTGGCGATGATGACGGCCATGCGCTACGGCCTGGCCCGGGGCATCTACGCCAACGAGGCCGGCTATGGCACCGCGGCGGTGGCCTACGGCAGCGCCCGCAGCGAGCGGCCCGTCCAGCAGGGGCTCAACGCGGTGATGGAGGTCTTCATCGTCTCGTTCGTGACGTCTTCCATCAGCGCGCTCACCGTGCTGGTGAGTGGCGTGTGGCGCTCGGGGGCCACGAGCACGGCGCTGGTGGCCTCGGCCTTCAACACGGCGATGCCCCTGGTGGGCGGCTGGGTGGTGGCCTTCTGCGCCTTCCTGTTCGGCTACACCACCCTCATCGGCTGGGCGTATTACGGCGAGCAGTTCCTCGAGTACATCGTGGGCGCGAAGGTCACCCGGCCCTACCGCTGGGTGTACTGCGGCCTCATCTATTTTGGCGCCGTGGGCAAACCCGAGACGGTCTGGGCCTGGGGCGACCTGATGAACGGCCTGCAGATCTTCCCCAACATGGTGGGGCTCATCGGCCTGTCGGGCCTGGTGGCGGCGGCGCTTCGAGGACGGGGCCAGGAGGGTCCTCCTCCGGTAGCCCCCAGAGCGTCCGGCCCGCCCTGA
- a CDS encoding TMEM165/GDT1 family protein produces MEAILSSFALVAVSEMGDKTQLLAFSLASRFRKPWHVMAGILVATLANHALASSLGAWLSSHVPERVMAGVLAVTFFAFGLWTLKPDTLEESDKPSRFGPFLTTTLLFFLAEMGDKTQLATVALAARFQSMVLVTFGTTLGMMASDGLAVWLGEKVSGRVQARWVRVTAACLFFIFGGLSAWRALH; encoded by the coding sequence ATGGAAGCCATCCTCAGCAGCTTTGCCCTCGTCGCCGTGAGCGAGATGGGCGACAAGACCCAGCTTCTGGCCTTCAGCCTCGCCAGCCGCTTTCGCAAGCCGTGGCACGTCATGGCGGGCATTCTGGTGGCCACCCTGGCCAACCACGCGCTGGCCTCGAGCCTGGGGGCCTGGTTGTCCTCCCACGTGCCGGAGCGCGTGATGGCGGGCGTGCTGGCCGTCACCTTCTTCGCCTTCGGCTTATGGACCCTCAAGCCGGACACGCTGGAAGAGTCCGACAAGCCCAGCCGCTTCGGCCCCTTCCTCACCACCACCCTGCTCTTCTTCCTCGCCGAGATGGGCGACAAGACCCAGCTGGCGACGGTGGCGCTCGCCGCCCGCTTCCAGTCCATGGTGCTGGTGACGTTCGGCACCACCCTGGGAATGATGGCCTCGGACGGCCTGGCGGTCTGGCTGGGCGAGAAGGTGTCCGGGCGCGTTCAGGCCCGGTGGGTGCGCGTGACCGCGGCCTGTCTCTTCTTCATCTTCGGCGGGCTGTCCGCGTGGCGGGCGCTGCACTGA
- a CDS encoding myxosortase-dependent M36 family metallopeptidase encodes MKRWVFFVTGLVLVLPGLVGARELPALDMSSQSASSRPLAPSHWPTRVPGARGVGTEPKWGTPTWVWGLRSGVDPRFLSALRRMGPEQAARAHLSRLSALYGLAPETAAMIPATVGEPPQGHGAVLVTFRQELEGIELFRESLQVLMNERHELVAVSGHLSPHVAPGSQAGRLRFTWNAQEAIAAAYADLQGVRWESSSLVQQGPMQGRDAFYGFTPAAGARSPARLLTPARARRVFFSMPDRLVPAWYVELHTQAPEAEADYYSYVIAADDGRLLFRHNLTAADTFSFRVWADSVSPYLPHDGPQGLAGTPHPTGIPDGYQAPFVAPNAVTLSNAPFSRNDPWLPTGASETVGNNVDAYVDISGSDGLDGSDFRASLSGTSTFDRVYDVTLDPGSSAQQRMAAVTQLFYVNNFLHDWYYDAGFTEATGNAQQDNYGRGGLGNDSLRAEAQDFSGTSTSSMATPADGARPKMQMYVFAPNPLQSITVVSPPEVAGKKGSRWATFGPRVFNVTGQLVLAKDGTGSPTDGCQVQQGTPAGKILLIDRGSCTDPVKVKNAQNAGALGVIIAHTLSGPPPDLTGTDASITTPVLSMGWADAKDLKAQLLNGPVEVRLVREPAAFRDGALDTSLVAHEWGHYMSNRLIANANGLTNNQGRAMGEGWADFQALLLMARAEDAQLPGNAGFSGAYAVGGHVSSGGDSDGHYFGLRRYPYSSNFSLNPLTFKYIANGVALPTTAPSNPRLSGFSNASIYNSGEVWASMLWECYTSLLRDSPRLSFEEAQRRMKRYLVLSSQLTPVAPTFLQARDALLAAALAESWEDFRLFHAAFARRGAGLRAVAPPRDSLNHAGVVESFASGKDVEWAGAELVEAPGSCDNDGVVDHGEVGLLRVTIDNTGIDTVSATTAQVQSTDPGVTIGNGGRLVFPPIAPFESATVELPVSVEGPAEIRFITFQITYQDADQAVPGARTVSFSERINVDEVPASSSTDDVESRLVTWTMTKDETLGHPTLWSRRAETPVAHSFFGPNASFKADISLMSPPLQVSAVENFRFTFVHRFEFEADAFDLLDGGVMELSKDDGATWMDIGAFATPGYTDILYEYGTNPLAGRPVYGDISDGYPAWVPVTVDLGTQYAGQTVRIRFRIGTDVNVGAAGWDIDNVSFSGLTHTPFSTLGVESSSCVNTPPVAQAGPDQTVDERSTVTLEGGESSDTDPGTVLAYTWTQLSGPPVVLVGASTARPTFTAPEVVAETALSFQLTVSDGQALSNDTVNVTVRDVNRAPASVAGEDQTVLEGTQVTLSGSGTDPDGDPVTYAWRQTAGPEVALVGTDSAQTGFTAPEVSQTTVLAFALTVTDDQGASGEDEVSITVKAEEEPVPDAGPGEDGGPEDGGGPGQPDGGEGTPDGGDAGSGTDGGTEENVTAESGCGCAAGEGSLASLMPLLLGALGWVSRRRLSAAPATRTARRR; translated from the coding sequence ATGAAGCGCTGGGTGTTCTTCGTCACTGGCCTCGTGCTCGTGTTGCCGGGTCTCGTGGGCGCACGGGAGCTGCCTGCCCTGGATATGTCCTCGCAGAGCGCTTCGTCCAGGCCTCTGGCGCCATCCCACTGGCCCACGCGGGTGCCGGGAGCACGGGGGGTGGGCACCGAGCCGAAGTGGGGCACCCCCACGTGGGTGTGGGGCCTGCGCTCGGGGGTGGACCCTCGGTTCCTGTCGGCGCTCAGGCGGATGGGCCCGGAGCAGGCCGCGCGCGCCCACCTGTCGCGGCTCTCCGCGCTTTATGGGCTGGCGCCGGAGACAGCGGCCATGATTCCCGCCACGGTGGGAGAGCCTCCTCAGGGGCACGGGGCCGTGCTCGTCACCTTTCGGCAGGAACTGGAGGGCATCGAGCTTTTCCGGGAGTCCCTCCAGGTGTTGATGAACGAGCGCCACGAGCTTGTCGCCGTCTCGGGCCACCTCTCCCCGCACGTGGCCCCGGGTTCCCAGGCGGGCAGGCTCCGCTTCACCTGGAATGCCCAGGAGGCCATCGCCGCCGCATACGCGGATCTCCAGGGGGTGCGGTGGGAGTCTTCCAGCCTGGTCCAGCAGGGTCCCATGCAGGGACGCGATGCCTTTTATGGGTTCACCCCGGCCGCGGGCGCACGGTCTCCCGCCCGGTTGCTCACGCCCGCCCGGGCCCGGCGCGTCTTCTTCTCGATGCCGGACCGGCTGGTCCCCGCCTGGTACGTGGAACTGCACACCCAGGCGCCGGAGGCCGAGGCGGACTATTACTCCTATGTCATCGCCGCGGACGACGGGCGGTTGCTCTTCCGTCACAACCTCACCGCCGCGGACACCTTCTCCTTCCGCGTGTGGGCCGATTCCGTCAGTCCGTACCTGCCTCATGACGGACCGCAGGGGCTTGCTGGCACGCCCCACCCCACGGGCATTCCCGATGGGTACCAGGCCCCCTTCGTGGCCCCCAATGCCGTGACGTTGAGCAACGCTCCCTTCAGCCGCAATGATCCCTGGCTGCCCACGGGCGCGTCCGAGACGGTGGGCAACAACGTGGATGCCTACGTGGACATCTCCGGGAGCGATGGGTTGGATGGCTCGGACTTCCGCGCGTCCCTCAGCGGGACGTCCACCTTCGATCGCGTTTACGATGTCACCCTGGATCCGGGGTCCAGTGCTCAGCAGCGCATGGCGGCGGTGACGCAGCTCTTCTACGTCAACAACTTCCTGCACGATTGGTACTACGACGCGGGCTTCACCGAGGCCACGGGCAACGCCCAGCAGGACAACTATGGCCGCGGAGGGCTGGGCAACGACTCGCTGCGCGCGGAGGCGCAGGATTTCAGCGGCACGAGCACCTCCTCCATGGCCACCCCCGCCGACGGTGCCCGGCCGAAGATGCAGATGTATGTCTTCGCACCGAATCCCCTCCAGTCCATCACGGTCGTCTCGCCGCCGGAGGTCGCGGGGAAGAAGGGCTCGCGGTGGGCCACGTTCGGACCCCGGGTCTTCAATGTGACGGGACAGCTCGTCCTGGCGAAGGATGGCACCGGCTCTCCCACCGATGGGTGCCAGGTGCAGCAGGGGACGCCCGCCGGGAAGATCCTCCTCATCGATCGTGGCTCGTGCACGGATCCCGTCAAGGTGAAGAATGCCCAGAACGCGGGCGCCCTGGGCGTCATCATCGCCCATACCTTGAGCGGCCCTCCGCCGGATCTGACCGGGACGGATGCATCCATCACCACCCCCGTGCTCTCCATGGGCTGGGCGGATGCCAAGGACCTCAAGGCCCAGTTGCTCAACGGTCCGGTGGAAGTGCGGCTGGTCCGGGAACCGGCGGCGTTCCGGGATGGCGCGCTGGACACCTCCCTGGTGGCCCACGAGTGGGGCCACTACATGAGCAATCGCCTCATCGCCAATGCGAACGGCCTGACGAACAACCAGGGCCGCGCGATGGGCGAGGGCTGGGCGGACTTCCAAGCCTTGCTGTTGATGGCGCGCGCCGAGGACGCACAGCTTCCGGGGAACGCCGGCTTCTCGGGCGCCTATGCCGTGGGTGGCCACGTGTCCAGCGGCGGCGACAGCGACGGCCACTACTTCGGGTTGAGGCGCTACCCCTATTCCTCGAACTTCAGCCTCAACCCACTCACCTTCAAATACATCGCCAATGGCGTGGCGCTGCCCACCACCGCCCCGTCCAATCCGCGCCTGTCTGGCTTTTCGAATGCGTCGATCTACAACTCTGGTGAGGTGTGGGCATCGATGCTCTGGGAGTGTTACACGTCCCTGCTGCGCGACAGCCCGCGGCTCAGCTTCGAGGAGGCCCAGCGGCGGATGAAGCGCTACCTGGTGCTGTCCTCCCAGCTCACCCCCGTGGCGCCCACCTTCCTACAGGCGAGGGATGCGTTGCTGGCGGCGGCGCTGGCGGAGAGCTGGGAGGACTTCCGCCTGTTTCATGCGGCCTTCGCCCGCCGCGGCGCGGGCCTGCGTGCGGTGGCCCCTCCCCGGGATTCCTTGAACCATGCGGGCGTGGTGGAGAGCTTTGCCTCCGGGAAGGATGTGGAGTGGGCAGGCGCCGAGCTGGTGGAGGCGCCGGGTTCCTGTGACAACGATGGGGTGGTGGACCATGGGGAGGTGGGCCTGCTGCGCGTGACGATCGACAACACGGGCATCGACACGGTCTCGGCCACCACGGCCCAGGTCCAATCGACGGACCCCGGGGTGACGATCGGCAATGGGGGACGGCTCGTCTTCCCGCCCATCGCGCCCTTCGAATCGGCCACGGTGGAGCTCCCTGTCTCGGTCGAGGGGCCCGCGGAGATCCGGTTCATCACCTTCCAGATCACCTACCAGGATGCGGACCAGGCCGTCCCCGGGGCGCGCACGGTCAGCTTCTCGGAGCGGATCAACGTGGATGAGGTGCCCGCGTCCTCCTCTACCGATGACGTGGAGAGCCGTCTGGTCACGTGGACGATGACGAAGGACGAGACCCTGGGGCACCCCACGCTGTGGAGCCGCCGCGCGGAGACGCCAGTGGCGCACTCCTTCTTCGGCCCCAACGCGTCGTTCAAGGCGGACATCTCCCTGATGTCGCCCCCGCTCCAGGTGTCCGCGGTGGAGAATTTCCGGTTCACCTTCGTCCACCGGTTCGAGTTCGAGGCGGATGCCTTCGATCTTTTGGATGGTGGCGTGATGGAACTCAGCAAGGACGACGGGGCCACGTGGATGGACATCGGCGCGTTCGCCACCCCGGGCTATACGGACATCCTCTACGAGTACGGCACCAACCCGCTGGCCGGACGGCCCGTCTATGGAGACATCAGCGACGGGTACCCTGCGTGGGTTCCCGTCACCGTGGATCTGGGCACCCAGTACGCGGGACAGACGGTCCGGATCCGCTTTCGCATTGGCACGGACGTCAACGTGGGCGCTGCGGGCTGGGACATCGACAACGTGAGCTTCTCCGGCCTCACCCACACGCCGTTCAGCACACTGGGGGTGGAGTCTTCTTCCTGCGTGAACACCCCTCCGGTGGCTCAGGCAGGCCCGGATCAGACGGTGGATGAGCGCAGCACGGTGACGCTGGAGGGAGGGGAGTCCTCGGACACGGATCCCGGCACGGTGCTGGCCTACACCTGGACGCAGCTCTCGGGTCCCCCGGTGGTGCTGGTGGGTGCCAGCACGGCCCGGCCCACCTTCACCGCGCCGGAAGTGGTGGCGGAGACGGCGTTGTCCTTCCAACTCACGGTGAGCGATGGGCAGGCGCTTTCGAATGATACGGTGAACGTGACGGTGCGTGACGTGAACCGCGCGCCCGCGAGCGTGGCGGGAGAGGACCAGACGGTCCTGGAAGGCACCCAGGTCACGCTGTCCGGGAGTGGAACGGATCCCGATGGAGACCCGGTGACCTATGCCTGGCGCCAGACCGCGGGCCCGGAAGTGGCGCTGGTGGGCACGGACTCGGCACAGACCGGGTTCACGGCCCCAGAGGTGAGCCAGACCACGGTGCTCGCGTTCGCGCTGACCGTGACCGATGACCAGGGGGCGAGCGGCGAGGACGAGGTCTCCATCACCGTGAAGGCGGAGGAGGAACCGGTGCCGGATGCGGGCCCTGGTGAGGACGGGGGCCCGGAAGATGGCGGAGGACCGGGCCAGCCCGATGGGGGTGAAGGGACACCGGATGGGGGCGATGCGGGTTCCGGAACCGATGGCGGCACGGAGGAGAACGTCACCGCGGAGAGCGGCTGTGGGTGTGCCGCGGGCGAGGGGAGCCTCGCCTCGCTGATGCCCTTGTTGCTGGGGGCGCTGGGGTGGGTGAGCCGGCGTCGGCTCAGTGCAGCGCCCGCCACGCGGACAGCCCGCCGAAGATGA
- a CDS encoding ABC transporter substrate-binding protein, with translation MGLVLMLALLASCRIESAAPSDAPRASHLEGAPSGDVWVYTSMYRHVLDALDPLLREKLPQVQIHWYQAGSEKVASRLEAERSAGAVRADVLATSDPFLYERLAREGAFLRYASPNVLRVPRSLMELDAHYAAMRLSTMVLVRRQGLENPPSAFGDLISEHWKGRAAIGDPLTSGTAFTWAVFLQAKYGDTFFERLRSKGTLVAGGNAAVLQKVESGEADVGVLLLENALAARERGSPITFTWPEDGAVVIPGPVAIFQTTPNPTAAKAFVDVLLSAEGQRIIAGKGDMHSVDPRLEGPRGEPGLEALMARAQPWTPELLERGLVQGSDLKERFSRAFSQ, from the coding sequence ATGGGCCTCGTGCTCATGCTCGCCCTTCTGGCCTCGTGCCGCATCGAGTCCGCCGCGCCCTCGGACGCTCCCCGCGCGTCACACCTGGAAGGGGCGCCTTCCGGCGACGTCTGGGTCTACACCTCCATGTATCGGCACGTGCTGGACGCACTCGATCCCTTGCTCCGGGAGAAGCTGCCCCAGGTCCAGATTCATTGGTACCAGGCGGGAAGCGAGAAGGTCGCCAGCCGGCTGGAGGCCGAGCGCTCTGCTGGCGCCGTCCGGGCCGATGTGCTCGCGACGTCCGATCCCTTCCTTTATGAGCGGCTCGCCCGCGAGGGCGCCTTCCTGCGCTATGCCTCCCCGAACGTGCTCCGGGTGCCGCGCTCCCTCATGGAGCTGGATGCCCACTACGCGGCGATGCGCCTGTCCACCATGGTCCTCGTGCGCCGGCAAGGCCTGGAGAACCCGCCTTCCGCGTTCGGAGACCTGATCAGCGAGCACTGGAAGGGGCGAGCGGCCATCGGGGACCCACTCACCTCGGGGACCGCGTTCACCTGGGCCGTGTTCCTCCAGGCGAAGTACGGCGACACGTTCTTCGAGCGCCTGAGGTCCAAGGGCACCCTCGTCGCGGGTGGCAACGCCGCCGTGCTCCAGAAGGTCGAGAGCGGCGAGGCGGATGTGGGGGTCCTCCTGCTCGAGAACGCCCTGGCCGCACGCGAGCGGGGCAGTCCCATCACCTTCACGTGGCCCGAAGATGGCGCCGTCGTCATTCCCGGGCCCGTGGCCATCTTCCAGACGACCCCCAATCCCACGGCGGCCAAGGCCTTCGTGGACGTGCTCCTCTCCGCCGAAGGCCAGCGGATCATCGCGGGCAAAGGGGACATGCACTCCGTGGATCCCCGCCTCGAAGGACCCAGGGGCGAGCCCGGGCTGGAGGCCCTGATGGCGCGGGCCCAGCCCTGGACGCCCGAGCTGCTCGAGCGCGGTCTCGTGCAGGGCAGCGACTTGAAGGAGCGCTTCAGCCGGGCCTTCTCCCAATGA